From a region of the Marinitoga litoralis genome:
- a CDS encoding type III pantothenate kinase, with translation MNELRLLFDVGNTHIVIGLFEGKFINTWRIGTKSFETEDELYSHLYPLFIRENIKENEINSIVISSVVPSVNYILGKFAQKYFNTEAFFVNSKSLNNMRLEVDYPNEVGADRIANALALKKYYGENAIGIDFGTAITIDVLYNGNFIGGSIIPGINTQMMALFSKTAKLPQVELKFLDYSVGKNTIDNIQIGIIKTVVYGIQRLLYEIKNEYNTEFNIVITGGIGKSLQGIIPEFNNYDPYLTLKGVNVFYEIMKGED, from the coding sequence GTGAATGAATTGAGATTATTATTTGATGTAGGAAACACGCATATAGTTATAGGTCTTTTTGAAGGAAAATTTATTAATACCTGGAGAATAGGGACTAAATCATTTGAAACAGAAGATGAACTATATTCACATTTATACCCATTATTTATTAGAGAAAATATAAAAGAAAATGAAATAAATTCTATTGTTATATCATCAGTGGTTCCATCTGTTAATTATATATTAGGTAAATTTGCACAAAAATATTTTAATACAGAAGCGTTTTTTGTTAATTCAAAAAGCTTAAATAATATGAGATTAGAAGTTGATTATCCGAATGAAGTTGGTGCTGATAGAATAGCAAATGCTTTAGCATTAAAAAAATATTATGGTGAAAATGCTATTGGAATAGATTTTGGAACTGCTATAACTATAGATGTATTATATAATGGGAATTTTATTGGTGGATCAATTATACCTGGTATTAATACACAAATGATGGCATTGTTTTCTAAAACAGCAAAATTGCCACAAGTTGAATTAAAATTTCTTGATTATTCTGTAGGAAAAAATACTATAGATAACATACAAATTGGTATTATAAAAACGGTAGTATATGGTATTCAAAGATTATTGTATGAAATAAAAAATGAATATAATACAGAGTTTAATATTGTAATAACAGGTGGAATAGGGAAATCACTACAAGGAATAATTCCAGAATTTAATAATTATGATCCATATTTAACCCTTAAAGGAGTCAATGTTTTCTATGAAATAATGAAAGGAGAAGATTAA
- a CDS encoding L-threonylcarbamoyladenylate synthase: METKILKINPFDVNLEKINIAADIIKLGGLVVFPTETVYGLGANALNENAVKKIYKAKGRPADNPLIMHFDKLEKIKDYVYITEELLEKIKIFVPGPITFVLKRKSIVPNIITANMDTVAVRIPAHPIANKLIEMSGVPIAAPSANLSGKPSPTIAEHVVEDMKGRVDVIIDGGNVDFGLESTVIDLTEEIPTILRPGPITPENLKEVFGKIKIPDFVYGKGKVDTAKAPGMKYRHYAPDKKTILVEYSENRINIIKEKIKNYKNPLLVIFEEDKKFFNEYDIMISGSKDNYYKIAVNLFSILRDADKTDNDVIIIEGVLDKGLGISIMNRLRKASSEIWGE; encoded by the coding sequence ATGGAAACTAAAATATTGAAAATTAATCCTTTTGATGTGAATTTAGAAAAAATTAATATAGCTGCTGATATTATTAAATTAGGTGGTTTGGTTGTTTTTCCAACAGAAACAGTATACGGTTTAGGTGCAAATGCATTAAATGAAAATGCAGTGAAAAAAATATATAAGGCTAAAGGAAGGCCAGCAGATAATCCTTTGATTATGCATTTTGATAAATTAGAAAAGATAAAAGATTATGTATATATTACTGAAGAATTATTAGAAAAAATAAAAATATTTGTACCTGGACCTATTACTTTTGTGTTAAAAAGAAAAAGTATTGTTCCTAACATAATTACAGCAAATATGGATACTGTTGCTGTTAGAATTCCTGCACATCCCATTGCAAATAAATTAATTGAAATGTCGGGAGTTCCTATAGCAGCACCAAGTGCTAATTTATCTGGCAAACCAAGTCCAACTATTGCAGAACATGTAGTAGAGGATATGAAAGGTAGAGTTGATGTAATTATTGATGGTGGAAATGTTGATTTTGGTTTAGAATCAACAGTTATAGATTTAACAGAAGAAATTCCAACAATATTAAGGCCAGGTCCAATAACACCAGAAAATTTAAAAGAAGTGTTTGGAAAAATAAAAATTCCTGATTTTGTATATGGAAAAGGAAAGGTGGATACAGCTAAAGCGCCTGGCATGAAGTATAGGCATTATGCTCCAGATAAAAAAACTATATTGGTGGAATATTCAGAAAATAGAATAAATATAATCAAAGAGAAAATAAAAAATTATAAAAATCCATTATTAGTAATATTTGAAGAAGATAAAAAGTTTTTTAATGAATATGATATAATGATTTCAGGTAGTAAAGATAATTATTATAAAATTGCTGTGAATTTATTTTCTATACTTAGAGATGCTGATAAAACAGATAATGATGTAATAATTATTGAAGGTGTTTTAGATAAAGGCTTAGGAATTTCAATAATGAATAGATTAAGAAAAGCATCTTCAGAAATATGGGGTGAATGA
- a CDS encoding carboxymuconolactone decarboxylase family protein, with translation MNLKEFNEFREKMNEKILSNGTLNTKRFFNLDGAVYKDGAIPTKYKEMLGLVASMVLRCEGCIAYHIKRCLEEGVTDEEFYEIFDIALIVGGSIVIPHLREAVAFLEEAKKEIRGE, from the coding sequence ATGAATTTAAAAGAATTCAATGAATTCAGGGAAAAAATGAATGAAAAAATATTAAGTAATGGAACATTAAATACAAAAAGATTTTTTAATCTTGATGGAGCAGTGTATAAAGATGGGGCAATACCAACAAAATACAAAGAAATGTTAGGACTTGTAGCGTCTATGGTTTTAAGATGTGAAGGGTGTATAGCCTATCATATAAAAAGATGTCTTGAAGAAGGTGTAACAGATGAAGAGTTTTATGAAATATTTGATATTGCATTAATTGTTGGAGGTTCAATAGTAATACCACATTTAAGAGAAGCGGTGGCATTTTTAGAAGAAGCAAAAAAAGAAATTAGAGGAGAATAA